One Brachionichthys hirsutus isolate HB-005 unplaced genomic scaffold, CSIRO-AGI_Bhir_v1 contig_981, whole genome shotgun sequence genomic window carries:
- the LOC137915099 gene encoding E3 ubiquitin-protein ligase RNF26-like → MGLLNLVISSVGKCLDAVCFMLDVNFLIVHTVVRTILAAMAFISSLPTLFLNSLMDLVDLVVFGLTSVAETTSNVAHGTAAALWRLLLFLEGLLESLKMVGYLSSHVVLRSKEQLCRCFLSTLEGCSIAASLVVYLTNTVINFALIAAQNIYAEVAGVCQLVSSPLQTLLELVFTSCTFLCSSLAGTSSFLWSPCELLLDFAVSLVQMFISVFILNTNGLVLTVAIALITTAYLNPEQTRAIAVRLVHHVNSFPALRRLYLVLLDLASTLWGAPQVMRGVVQSLPRILHQLHLLERGLLQQLSQLSSQLAGRTRFHRVHGDGDPGQERRDPPDGRAGDVAHQELAPLSTRQLKESAPSTSSSSSGKVGKAMPAEDLLQLLKEQEDRKKCVICQDSSKTVVLLPCRHLCLCRGCTNILLRQPVYQQNCPLCRHMIFSTMDVYL, encoded by the coding sequence ATGGGTTTGCTTAACCTCGTAATATCCAGCGTAGGAAAATGTCTGGACGCAGTTTGCTTCATGCTGGATGTCAATTTTCTCATCGTCCACACGGTGGTTCGAACTATCCTGGCGGCTATGGCGTTCATAAGCAGCCTGCCCACCCTCTTCCTCAACTCGCTGATGGACCTCGTGGACCTGGTCGTGTTCGGCCTGACGTCTGTGGCAGAAACGACTTCTAACGTAGCCCACGGGACCGCCGCCGCGCTGTGGCGCTTGCTGCTGTTCCTGGAGGGGCTGCTGGAGAGCCTGAAGATGGTGGGCTACCTGTCCAGCCACGTCGTGCTTCGGTCGAAGGAGCAGCTGTGTCGATGCTTCCTGTCCACGCTGGAGGGCTGCAGCATTGCTGCCAGTTTAGTTGTCTACCTGACCAATACTGTGATCAATTTCGCACTCATTGCCGCCCAGAACATTTACGCGGAAGTGGCCGGCGTGTGCCAGCTGGTCTCCAGTCCGCTGCAGACGTTGCTGGAGCTCGTCTTCACCTCCTGCACCTTTCTGTGCAGCAGCCTGGCTGGGACGTCGTCCTTCCTGTGGTCACCCTgtgaactgctgctggacttTGCCGTTTCACTGGTCCAGATGTTCATCAGCGTCTTCATACTGAACACCAATGGCCTTGTGCTCACTGTCGCTATCGCTCTGATCACCACCGCCTACCTGAATCCGGAGCAGACACGAGCGATCGCTGTGCGACTTGTGCACCACGTCAACTCCTTTCCTGCCCTGCGTAGACTTTATCTGGTTCTCCTTGACCTCGCGTCGACCTTGTGGGGTGCGCCGCAAGTCATGCGTGGTGTCGTGCAGAGTCTGCCCAGGATTCTCCATCAACTCCACCTGCTGGAGAGAGgacttctgcagcagctgtcgCAACTCAGCAGCCAGCTAGCTGGGAGGACGCGGTTCCACAGAGTGCACGGCGACGGCGACCCCGGGCAGGAGCGGCGTGACCCCCCGGACGGAAGAGCAGGAGACGTCGCCCACCAGGAGTTGGCTCCCCTCTCAACGAGACAACTAAAGGAGTCGGCGCCTtcgacttcttcttcttcttcgggcAAAGTCGGTAAAGCTATGCCCGCTGAGGATCTGCTTCAGCtgctgaaggagcaggaggacaggaagaagtGCGTCATCTGCCAGGACAGCTCCAAGACGGTGGTGCTGCTGCCCTGCAGGCACCTCTGCTTGTGCAGAGGCTGCACCAACATCCTGTTGAGGCAGCCCGTCTACCAACAGAACTGCCCGCTGTGTCGCCACATGATCTTCAGCACGATGGATGTGTATCTATGA